The following are from one region of the Capsicum annuum cultivar UCD-10X-F1 chromosome 1, UCD10Xv1.1, whole genome shotgun sequence genome:
- the LOC107842089 gene encoding histidine-containing phosphotransfer protein 1 isoform X1, which produces MEVVQLQRSFVEYMDSLFREGFLDAQFSQLQQLQDDSNPDFVVEVVSLFFEDSERLLNDLTMALDQPNVDFKQVDAHVHQLKGSSSSVGAQRVKNCCIPFRNCCEEQNTEACLRCLQQIKQEYLLVKNKLQTLFDLEQQIVAAGGAIPMVQ; this is translated from the exons ATGGAAGTGGTTCAATTGCAGAGGAGCTTTGTTGAATACATGGACTCTTTGTTTCGTGAG ggattcttggatgCTCAATTTAGTCAGCTTCAGCAACTGCAAGATGATAGTAACCCTGATTTTGTAGTTGAAGTTGTGTCTCTCTTCTTTGAAGATTCAGAAAGACTTCTCAATGATCTCACCATGGCTTT AGATCAGCCCAATGTGGACTTTAAGCAGGTTGATGCTCATGTTCATCAGCTCAAAGGTAGCAGCTCCAG TGTTGGTGCTCAGCGAGTGAAGAATTGCTGCATCCCTTTCCGCAACTGCTGTGAAGAACAGAACACTGAAGC GTGCTTGAGATGCTTGCAACAAATAAAACAGGAGTACTTGCTTGTGAAGAACAAGCTTCAAACTTTATTTGAT ttggagcagcagattgTAGCAGCTGGTGGAGCAATTCCCATGGTGCAATAA
- the LOC107842089 gene encoding histidine-containing phosphotransfer protein 1 isoform X2 produces the protein MEVVQLQRSFVEYMDSLFREGFLDAQFSQLQQLQDDSNPDFVVEVVSLFFEDSERLLNDLTMALDQPNVDFKQVDAHVHQLKGSSSSVGAQRVKNCCIPFRNCCEEQNTEAWSSRL, from the exons ATGGAAGTGGTTCAATTGCAGAGGAGCTTTGTTGAATACATGGACTCTTTGTTTCGTGAG ggattcttggatgCTCAATTTAGTCAGCTTCAGCAACTGCAAGATGATAGTAACCCTGATTTTGTAGTTGAAGTTGTGTCTCTCTTCTTTGAAGATTCAGAAAGACTTCTCAATGATCTCACCATGGCTTT AGATCAGCCCAATGTGGACTTTAAGCAGGTTGATGCTCATGTTCATCAGCTCAAAGGTAGCAGCTCCAG TGTTGGTGCTCAGCGAGTGAAGAATTGCTGCATCCCTTTCCGCAACTGCTGTGAAGAACAGAACACTGAAGC ttggagcagcagattgTAG
- the LOC107842089 gene encoding histidine-containing phosphotransfer protein 1 isoform X3, producing the protein MEVVQLQRSFVEYMDSLFREGFLDAQFSQLQQLQDDSNPDFVVEVVSLFFEDSERLLNDLTMALDQPNVDFKQVDAHVHQLKGSSSSVGAQRVKNCCIPFRNCCEEQNTEANFW; encoded by the exons ATGGAAGTGGTTCAATTGCAGAGGAGCTTTGTTGAATACATGGACTCTTTGTTTCGTGAG ggattcttggatgCTCAATTTAGTCAGCTTCAGCAACTGCAAGATGATAGTAACCCTGATTTTGTAGTTGAAGTTGTGTCTCTCTTCTTTGAAGATTCAGAAAGACTTCTCAATGATCTCACCATGGCTTT AGATCAGCCCAATGTGGACTTTAAGCAGGTTGATGCTCATGTTCATCAGCTCAAAGGTAGCAGCTCCAG TGTTGGTGCTCAGCGAGTGAAGAATTGCTGCATCCCTTTCCGCAACTGCTGTGAAGAACAGAACACTGAAGC GAACTTCTGGTAA